A single genomic interval of Legionella israelensis harbors:
- a CDS encoding DUF5801 repeats-in-toxin domain-containing protein encodes MALKNGSGQIAAVNGLLLRKNINGEISIAKQGAILNDGDILTLITGNAYAKFLNGFPTILQISKPIILDGISPLLKAATKETLLEHIIEEAIKKGIDPSVILEALEETAAGEGGSLEMNEGSDFIILNPLYSLGGVAAGYPTKPINQSFNENIESSFLFKPNDSNHAGFNILAEPDQTESNPPEPPEPALINNLVINVHDDALASGITENQTQTSTQTVSLTSLFNPSSNINFEWSGNINSLPKFTVQGNDVLFSVKGDTLSAEVNIKGQIQTVFTFTLNDDGTLTKNLLMAIDHPNANNDDSEIFSFDLSPLIRAIFNGGDSIILPPSTVLVNIEDDVPIAIPKPGTVTTSLDESALMPEGDGVHIATIPANKISDLFETPKFGADENGTVTYSLKAVDDAPTGLWFTGESAITEEIRLIKVSDDQYEGRRGGDGGKLAFTVQINNTTGEVTITLANDVALHHPDASNHDDALTLANSAAIHVVQTVTDGDGDSTSATSTNPLQISFDDDGPALDITASDNVLLLDESTGGAPNENDETLSTDPNDIGYAKLSASELFTLSTNAGADGEQSLSFQLVVNDSDSGLTETATGDAIVLSANENGTEVYGQNSSDGLVFKIVIDPNTGNVEVFQYSAIVHDNPSDPDEADTPKTLAQDALSLKTTLIDGDGDIAEDSFDLGQLIHFEDDGPVAQLELNGNTVTLDESIGIDNNDPNAHTDDDISNNPFPAAYGTPIGLISDVALVEGSALFGSDGPAITPTTDTGSEEAPSVGDETAADEAPATAPRAGAEAEDAASAARDTRTEADEAASAALDDRIEIEDTASAVDGVEVEAEEVDSTLGDVRAEVEDALSAVDRVEAEAEEVVEAGTEAEAEETVEAGAEAEAEETAEADAEAEAEDENNDSLPDSGGTATDSIPSIQYALNLTQGEGSDSGLKTTTGTSIHLYLEDNGDVTGRAGSSTDSVAFAIRIDETTGKVTVAQYLSLQHPDAPENDDEAINLSGKLDIVITATDGDGDQNSNSIDIGANIRFEDDGPAISVAVNDGNSIVLNTQDADTIGNASDTATASFAAAFSIDSSSYGSDGAGSIDWNYQLNLMADAPLNSTMTSGGQAIYLYEVDGDIIGSTASDQNDINTANTIFSLSVDAGTGDVTLTQMQEIDHPLPGDNANYSQQSLVLNTGLIALTAEAIITDGDNDTAIDSQQLDLGGNLIFDDDGPALDITASDNVLLLDESTGGAPNENDETLSTDPNDIGYAKLSASELFTLSTNAGADGEQSLSFQLAVNDSDSGLTETATGDAIVLSANENGTEVYGQNSSDGLVFKIVIDPNTGNVEVFQYSAIVHDNPSDPDEADTPKTLAQDALSLKTTLIDGDGDIAEDNFDLGQLIHFEDDGPVINADPPDNFEPWQSPDISHITLYWRQADDGHLEDTRGNGKDPDGWFTVKIDNYRGSPDLDDEIGRILDFLVSEEVIEESDKDSLVGVAIKGGQQELWYDYDTANSDPNSDSHPNDIPDFPIEKNELDMTYAWGDVLASGIPPSNTSSQQTITLDENDLSEENSLVSSGQIDISYGSDGVGGLTLSDSGAPDGYTYTLNQNATVLTVRDHETNTDVMKISIINAATGEYEVELLSPLTHPTSEDILSFNIGFTATDGDGDAVTGSFGINVINDGHPVAYDNKAKVDELSDYLNIYFVLDVSGSMGWKIDPVTGETIYSWWGPIEGSPNRLELAKEALVNLTEQYSNINGEALITVVPFSSGRGDNGAFASQTFNVLTPAGLQAAKDFINELDVGEGSLGTGTEYNDALNITREQLEADLANSALDNYENKVYFLSDGMPSPNAEAPASWQGFVDGNNIDVIPVGIGDFDTGGLVAVGNSGDEIIQVINPNELSAILENQISHIATGNVVTDLNSHGEIDTYGEDGHAAGTPLVISIEHNGVTYQFGDYSQNTDGHYVATIETELGGQLIFNFSTGDYQYTAPVVSGDNEERFEYTIQDADGDTASAFLTICIHDTSPPEFIVGTNVDDQDTSDTAYAVGDGKGTITGDGAGDILVGDTGGQEQTGKVANLAFVLDVSGSMNDNLGDSNQSKLDVLKTTMSNFLTQLSETENAAIRVHIVPFASIALAPQTFDISSGELTSALNYIEALEANGGTNYEAALGTANNWFSDPSHLLANADFQQTIFLTDGLPTLYTDGDSTDYTNENKVFGHGQHVEKVLIENLYGNHEGEEVTRDILNNIGETDSRDLDGRQDYVYDQDDDGDFETIPTTSDFIESVPDTYSEVDALKAHGPLRAISLENSEATTYLNNIDSEGQAYQVGSQELLQEILNDLSPLNSLNAAGDDRIIGAGGDDIIFGDSLYTDLLADNEGLNMPDGSGWAVFEELENNHADWDRQDTIDYINNHSDELAQQTVLPNGSGRAGGNDYIEGGAGNDHIYSQEGADTVDGGSGNNTIDLGIDSDADALIFNIETLDGNNTIINFDKNVDYLHFENVLTENSGGNIDDLDSLLDPENAFENTGLNNEDLTVNFQNGASITFVGVGLDASTMNSMQDITPNIVVNEISI; translated from the coding sequence ATGGCTCTTAAAAATGGCAGCGGTCAAATTGCAGCAGTAAATGGTCTGTTGCTTCGAAAAAATATCAATGGCGAGATATCTATAGCAAAGCAGGGTGCAATCCTTAATGATGGTGATATTCTTACCCTTATAACAGGCAATGCCTATGCTAAATTTTTAAATGGATTTCCAACAATTTTGCAAATCAGCAAACCGATCATCCTTGACGGCATAAGCCCACTACTAAAAGCAGCAACTAAAGAAACCCTTCTGGAACATATTATAGAAGAAGCCATTAAAAAGGGTATCGATCCTAGTGTCATTCTGGAAGCTCTCGAAGAAACCGCCGCTGGAGAAGGGGGCAGCCTGGAAATGAATGAAGGAAGTGATTTTATTATCCTGAATCCTTTATACAGCCTCGGTGGTGTGGCAGCAGGTTACCCCACAAAACCAATCAATCAATCTTTTAATGAAAATATAGAAAGCAGTTTTCTTTTTAAACCAAATGACTCGAATCATGCTGGTTTCAATATCTTAGCTGAACCCGACCAAACAGAGTCCAATCCACCAGAACCACCAGAACCTGCATTAATAAATAATTTGGTTATCAATGTTCATGATGATGCCCTAGCATCTGGTATCACTGAAAATCAAACACAAACTTCAACTCAGACCGTATCTTTGACTTCGCTTTTCAATCCTTCCTCAAACATAAATTTTGAATGGAGCGGCAACATTAATTCATTACCAAAATTTACTGTGCAAGGAAACGATGTTCTGTTCTCTGTCAAAGGAGATACTTTATCAGCGGAAGTTAATATTAAGGGGCAAATCCAGACAGTCTTTACATTTACACTGAACGATGATGGAACCCTGACGAAAAATCTTTTAATGGCAATCGATCATCCAAATGCCAATAATGATGACTCTGAGATATTCAGCTTTGATTTATCTCCACTGATACGTGCCATTTTTAATGGTGGAGATTCAATAATACTTCCCCCCAGTACGGTTTTAGTAAACATTGAGGATGATGTACCGATAGCCATTCCAAAACCTGGTACAGTTACAACGTCTTTAGATGAATCAGCTCTAATGCCTGAAGGTGATGGTGTGCACATTGCTACCATTCCAGCAAACAAGATTTCGGATCTGTTTGAAACACCAAAATTCGGCGCCGATGAAAATGGAACAGTAACTTACAGCCTTAAGGCTGTTGATGATGCCCCCACGGGGCTCTGGTTTACAGGCGAATCTGCGATTACTGAAGAAATTCGCCTGATCAAAGTATCGGATGATCAATACGAAGGACGCAGAGGCGGAGATGGCGGAAAACTTGCCTTCACCGTTCAAATTAACAATACAACAGGGGAAGTTACCATTACTCTGGCAAATGACGTAGCACTTCATCATCCTGATGCCTCTAATCACGACGATGCATTAACCTTAGCTAACAGTGCAGCCATTCATGTCGTACAAACCGTCACCGATGGAGATGGGGACAGCACCTCCGCCACCAGCACCAATCCTCTCCAGATTTCCTTTGATGACGACGGCCCTGCCCTTGATATCACCGCCAGCGACAATGTCCTGCTGCTTGATGAAAGCACAGGAGGAGCGCCTAATGAAAACGATGAAACACTATCGACTGACCCCAATGACATCGGCTATGCCAAACTCAGTGCCAGTGAACTGTTCACCCTCAGCACCAATGCCGGTGCGGATGGAGAGCAATCCTTAAGTTTCCAACTGGTGGTGAATGACAGTGATTCAGGCCTCACCGAAACTGCCACCGGCGATGCCATTGTCCTCTCTGCCAATGAAAACGGTACCGAAGTCTATGGACAAAACAGCAGCGATGGCCTCGTCTTTAAAATCGTCATCGACCCCAACACAGGCAATGTCGAAGTCTTTCAGTACAGTGCCATTGTGCATGATAACCCAAGCGATCCTGATGAAGCCGATACCCCCAAAACCCTGGCTCAAGATGCCCTCTCACTCAAAACCACCCTTATCGATGGGGACGGCGACATCGCCGAAGACAGCTTCGACCTGGGACAACTTATCCACTTCGAAGACGATGGACCGGTCGCTCAACTTGAATTAAATGGTAATACCGTCACTCTCGATGAATCCATCGGCATCGATAACAATGACCCCAATGCCCATACCGACGATGACATCAGTAATAACCCTTTCCCCGCCGCTTACGGAACACCCATTGGATTGATCAGTGATGTGGCGCTGGTTGAAGGCAGTGCTCTTTTTGGCTCTGATGGACCGGCAATCACTCCAACAACCGATACCGGCTCAGAAGAAGCTCCTTCTGTCGGTGATGAAACAGCAGCTGATGAAGCCCCTGCTACTGCCCCCAGAGCCGGAGCAGAAGCTGAAGATGCTGCTTCCGCTGCCCGCGACACTCGAACAGAGGCCGATGAAGCCGCTTCCGCTGCCCTCGATGATAGAATAGAGATTGAAGATACTGCTTCTGCTGTCGACGGTGTTGAAGTGGAGGCGGAAGAAGTCGATTCTACGCTCGGCGATGTTAGAGCAGAAGTTGAAGATGCCTTGTCTGCTGTAGACAGAGTTGAAGCAGAAGCTGAAGAAGTCGTTGAGGCAGGCACTGAAGCAGAAGCTGAAGAAACCGTTGAGGCAGGCGCTGAAGCAGAAGCTGAGGAAACCGCTGAGGCAGACGCTGAAGCAGAAGCGGAGGATGAAAACAATGATTCATTACCTGACAGCGGTGGTACGGCTACCGACAGCATCCCAAGTATCCAATATGCTTTAAACCTCACCCAGGGAGAAGGAAGTGATTCTGGATTGAAAACCACCACCGGTACCAGCATCCATCTTTATCTCGAAGACAACGGTGATGTGACCGGACGTGCCGGCTCATCCACAGACTCCGTAGCTTTTGCCATTCGCATCGATGAAACGACAGGAAAAGTAACGGTCGCGCAGTATTTATCTCTTCAGCATCCGGATGCGCCAGAAAATGACGATGAAGCCATAAACCTCTCAGGCAAACTCGATATCGTCATCACCGCCACTGACGGCGATGGTGACCAGAACAGCAACAGCATCGATATCGGTGCCAATATACGCTTCGAAGACGATGGACCGGCCATTTCGGTGGCGGTGAATGATGGTAATTCCATCGTATTGAACACACAGGACGCTGATACCATAGGTAACGCCTCCGATACCGCCACCGCTTCCTTTGCTGCCGCTTTTTCCATCGACAGTTCCTCTTATGGAAGCGATGGAGCCGGAAGCATTGACTGGAATTATCAGCTTAACCTGATGGCAGATGCCCCTCTTAACTCCACAATGACCAGTGGAGGTCAGGCCATTTACCTGTACGAGGTCGATGGAGACATCATCGGCTCAACAGCCAGCGACCAAAACGACATCAATACAGCCAATACCATCTTCTCCCTCAGCGTCGATGCCGGTACAGGAGACGTCACACTAACGCAAATGCAGGAAATCGACCACCCGCTTCCAGGCGATAATGCCAATTACAGCCAACAAAGCCTAGTGCTTAACACCGGCTTAATCGCCTTAACGGCCGAAGCCATCATCACCGACGGCGATAACGACACCGCCATCGACTCACAGCAACTGGACTTAGGTGGAAATCTTATCTTTGATGACGACGGCCCTGCCCTTGATATCACCGCCAGCGACAATGTCCTGCTGCTTGATGAAAGCACAGGAGGAGCGCCTAATGAAAACGATGAAACACTATCGACTGACCCCAATGACATCGGCTATGCCAAACTCAGTGCCAGTGAACTGTTCACCCTCAGCACCAATGCCGGTGCGGATGGAGAGCAATCCTTAAGTTTCCAACTGGCGGTGAATGACAGTGATTCAGGCCTCACCGAAACTGCCACCGGCGATGCCATTGTCCTCTCTGCCAATGAAAACGGTACCGAAGTCTATGGACAAAACAGCAGCGATGGCCTCGTCTTTAAAATCGTCATCGACCCCAACACAGGCAATGTCGAAGTCTTTCAGTACAGTGCCATTGTGCATGATAACCCAAGCGATCCTGATGAAGCCGATACCCCCAAAACCCTGGCTCAAGATGCCCTCTCACTCAAAACCACCCTTATCGATGGGGACGGCGACATCGCCGAAGACAACTTCGACCTGGGACAACTTATCCACTTCGAAGACGATGGGCCTGTTATTAATGCTGATCCACCGGACAACTTTGAACCATGGCAAAGCCCGGATATATCACATATCACCTTATATTGGCGACAAGCCGATGATGGGCATCTGGAAGATACACGAGGCAACGGCAAAGACCCGGATGGATGGTTTACCGTCAAAATTGATAATTATCGAGGAAGCCCTGATTTAGATGACGAAATTGGCCGAATTCTTGATTTTTTAGTATCAGAAGAAGTGATTGAAGAATCCGATAAAGATAGTTTGGTTGGGGTTGCCATAAAAGGAGGTCAACAGGAATTATGGTATGATTACGATACAGCAAACTCTGATCCAAATTCTGATTCACATCCAAACGATATTCCCGATTTTCCGATAGAGAAAAACGAACTTGATATGACCTATGCTTGGGGTGATGTGCTAGCATCAGGTATTCCTCCTTCTAATACCTCATCCCAACAAACCATTACTCTGGATGAAAATGACTTATCGGAGGAAAATTCATTAGTATCCTCTGGCCAGATAGATATTTCATATGGCTCTGATGGTGTGGGTGGTCTTACGCTTTCAGACAGTGGAGCGCCAGACGGTTATACTTATACACTAAACCAAAATGCTACGGTTCTTACAGTCCGTGATCATGAAACTAACACCGATGTAATGAAAATCAGTATTATTAATGCGGCTACAGGAGAATATGAAGTCGAATTATTATCCCCGTTAACACATCCAACTTCAGAAGATATTTTGTCATTTAATATTGGCTTTACAGCCACTGACGGCGATGGTGATGCTGTAACAGGTTCATTTGGCATTAATGTCATTAACGATGGTCATCCTGTTGCCTATGATAACAAAGCGAAAGTAGACGAGCTCTCAGATTATCTTAATATTTATTTTGTATTGGATGTTTCTGGAAGTATGGGTTGGAAAATTGACCCAGTTACCGGTGAAACAATATACAGTTGGTGGGGGCCTATTGAAGGCTCTCCAAATCGATTGGAATTAGCCAAGGAAGCTTTAGTCAATTTAACAGAACAATATTCAAACATTAATGGAGAAGCCTTGATAACTGTCGTACCCTTTTCATCCGGCAGAGGAGACAACGGCGCTTTTGCTTCTCAAACTTTTAATGTTCTCACACCGGCAGGCCTGCAAGCTGCCAAAGATTTTATTAATGAGCTTGACGTGGGTGAAGGATCACTTGGAACAGGAACGGAATACAATGATGCTTTAAATATTACACGGGAGCAATTAGAAGCTGATCTGGCAAACTCTGCTTTGGATAATTATGAAAATAAAGTGTATTTCTTATCCGATGGCATGCCCAGCCCTAATGCAGAAGCTCCAGCAAGCTGGCAGGGATTTGTTGATGGCAATAATATTGATGTTATTCCTGTAGGCATTGGTGATTTTGATACAGGTGGCTTAGTTGCGGTCGGTAATTCAGGAGATGAGATTATTCAGGTCATTAATCCAAATGAGTTATCCGCTATTTTGGAAAATCAAATTTCTCATATTGCAACTGGAAATGTTGTTACTGACTTAAACAGTCATGGAGAAATTGACACTTATGGTGAAGATGGTCATGCTGCAGGCACACCGCTGGTTATCTCCATTGAACATAACGGTGTAACTTATCAATTTGGGGATTACTCGCAAAATACTGATGGGCATTATGTTGCTACGATAGAAACAGAATTAGGCGGGCAATTAATATTTAATTTCTCAACGGGAGATTATCAATATACAGCTCCGGTTGTTTCTGGAGATAATGAGGAAAGATTTGAATATACGATTCAGGATGCCGATGGTGATACGGCGAGTGCCTTTTTGACCATCTGCATACATGACACCTCACCGCCTGAATTTATTGTCGGCACCAATGTAGATGATCAAGATACCAGCGATACAGCCTATGCCGTTGGAGATGGTAAAGGTACGATCACAGGTGATGGAGCAGGGGATATTCTGGTAGGCGATACAGGGGGACAGGAGCAAACAGGCAAAGTGGCGAATCTTGCATTTGTTCTCGATGTTTCCGGCAGTATGAATGATAATTTAGGAGACAGTAATCAAAGTAAGCTCGACGTTTTAAAAACAACCATGAGCAATTTTCTAACACAATTATCCGAAACTGAAAATGCTGCCATAAGGGTACATATCGTACCTTTTGCCAGCATTGCCCTCGCTCCACAAACCTTTGATATCAGCAGCGGCGAATTAACCAGTGCCTTAAACTATATTGAGGCATTAGAAGCTAATGGCGGTACCAACTATGAAGCGGCTTTAGGTACAGCAAATAATTGGTTTAGTGATCCAAGCCATTTGTTAGCTAATGCAGATTTTCAGCAAACGATATTTTTAACCGATGGCCTGCCTACTTTATATACTGATGGTGATTCGACCGATTATACCAATGAAAACAAAGTATTTGGTCACGGGCAGCATGTTGAAAAAGTATTGATAGAAAATCTCTATGGAAATCATGAGGGAGAAGAAGTTACACGCGATATATTAAACAACATCGGCGAAACTGATAGCAGAGATCTGGACGGTCGTCAGGATTATGTTTATGACCAAGATGATGATGGTGACTTTGAAACCATTCCTACTACAAGTGATTTCATTGAAAGTGTTCCAGATACGTACAGTGAAGTGGACGCATTAAAAGCTCACGGTCCTCTGCGAGCCATATCTCTGGAAAATTCCGAAGCCACCACTTATTTGAACAACATTGACAGCGAAGGTCAGGCCTATCAAGTTGGTTCACAGGAATTATTGCAGGAGATTTTAAATGACCTCAGTCCATTAAACAGCTTAAACGCAGCAGGTGATGATCGAATTATTGGTGCCGGTGGAGATGATATCATTTTTGGTGATTCTTTATATACCGATCTTCTAGCTGATAATGAGGGTTTAAATATGCCCGACGGTTCTGGGTGGGCTGTATTTGAGGAATTAGAAAATAATCATGCCGATTGGGATCGGCAGGATACTATCGATTATATTAATAATCATTCAGATGAACTGGCACAACAAACTGTTCTTCCCAATGGTAGTGGTAGAGCAGGCGGCAATGATTACATTGAAGGAGGCGCTGGAAATGATCATATCTACAGCCAGGAAGGAGCAGATACCGTGGACGGTGGGTCAGGAAATAACACCATTGATCTGGGTATCGATTCAGACGCCGATGCACTTATCTTCAATATTGAAACCTTAGATGGAAATAATACCATTATTAATTTTGACAAAAACGTAGATTACCTGCACTTTGAGAATGTTCTTACAGAAAATAGCGGTGGCAATATTGATGACTTAGACAGCTTACTTGACCCAGAAAATGCTTTTGAAAACACAGGACTAAATAATGAAGATTTGACTGTGAACTTTCAAAATGGCGCATCTATTACTTTCGTTGGCGTGGGTCTTGATGCCTCAACCATGAATTCCATGCAGGATATTACTCCGAATATTGTTGTTAATGAAATAAGTATTTAA
- a CDS encoding flagellar biosynthesis anti-sigma factor FlgM has product MENVIERNPMVDEVDETTIFKSFHSKKQINFAQKTMPNMQIKEENTSTENASGQIEALKAYILNALEVDHIKVSHFKTEIQSGRYKINSDTIASQLLTTMEFA; this is encoded by the coding sequence ATGGAAAATGTTATTGAGAGAAATCCAATGGTTGATGAAGTTGATGAAACGACTATATTTAAATCCTTTCATTCAAAAAAGCAAATTAATTTTGCCCAAAAAACCATGCCCAATATGCAAATAAAAGAAGAAAATACATCGACTGAGAATGCATCCGGACAAATAGAAGCACTTAAAGCCTATATTTTAAATGCCCTCGAGGTCGACCATATCAAAGTCTCTCATTTTAAAACAGAAATTCAATCAGGCCGATATAAGATCAATAGCGATACAATAGCTTCTCAATTACTTACAACCATGGAGTTTGCTTAG
- a CDS encoding c-type cytochrome: MYVFKAIQRVIPVFLSMTVYANSHHPQDFLNQIAGSNNEGEQIVKHFCISCHASKPLIPIGAPRKQNIDDWEARVRQGADRLFQRASEGFNAMPPRGGCFECSDKQLVLAILEMLPEKIKKDMKNELLELKKNK; the protein is encoded by the coding sequence ATGTATGTGTTTAAAGCCATTCAACGAGTTATACCTGTTTTTTTATCAATGACGGTATATGCAAATAGCCACCACCCACAAGATTTTTTAAATCAAATTGCCGGATCAAATAATGAGGGTGAGCAGATTGTGAAACATTTTTGTATTAGCTGTCATGCATCAAAACCTCTGATCCCAATAGGTGCTCCTCGTAAGCAAAATATAGACGATTGGGAGGCGCGTGTCAGGCAGGGGGCAGATCGTTTATTCCAACGTGCGTCGGAAGGTTTTAATGCCATGCCTCCACGAGGAGGATGTTTTGAATGCTCTGATAAACAATTGGTACTGGCAATTCTTGAAATGTTACCTGAAAAAATAAAAAAAGATATGAAAAACGAGCTGTTAGAGCTTAAAAAAAACAAATAG
- a CDS encoding L,D-transpeptidase has protein sequence MDRSVSVVDDGGNVHYTMHHSFDNKGTYHFPEKRKATGRKVFIFDPRVTSWAAYDAQGNRIKTGRASGGKDFCEDIGRSCRTVVGRFRVYSKKGEECTSSKYPIETNGGARMPHCMHFNGGYSIHGAYEVPNYNASHGCIRVLPSAAKWLNESFVDIGTTVIVKPY, from the coding sequence ATGGATCGCTCAGTTTCTGTGGTTGATGATGGCGGAAATGTCCATTACACCATGCACCACAGTTTTGATAATAAAGGTACATACCATTTTCCTGAAAAACGAAAAGCTACAGGCCGTAAGGTGTTTATATTTGATCCTCGCGTGACATCCTGGGCTGCCTATGATGCTCAAGGTAATAGGATAAAAACAGGTCGTGCATCAGGCGGTAAGGATTTCTGTGAAGATATCGGCAGAAGTTGCCGAACCGTAGTAGGACGATTCAGAGTTTATTCGAAGAAAGGGGAGGAATGTACATCCAGTAAATACCCTATTGAGACGAATGGCGGGGCACGCATGCCTCATTGTATGCACTTTAATGGTGGTTATTCTATCCATGGAGCCTATGAAGTGCCTAATTATAACGCCAGCCATGGTTGTATTCGGGTATTGCCAAGTGCTGCAAAATGGTTAAATGAAAGTTTTGTTGATATAGGCACTACGGTTATCGTTAAACCATATTAA
- a CDS encoding type III pantothenate kinase, with product MILCLDVGNSHIYGGVFAGDDIRVRFRHTSKVITSDELGIFLKSVLRENNCSPEAIHQIAICSVVPQIDYSLRSACLKYFSIEPFFLQAGVKTGLNLKYRNPLEIGADRIANSIAAVHFYPNQNIIIIDFGTATTFCVINAQKSYLGGVILSGIRLSVDSLSTNTAKLPPVEIVKTQQVIGRSTIESIQSGVYYGALGAGRELIQRLKSEAFANEEVLVLATGGFASLFENQDLFDVHVPDLVLQGVRLSALMNDFR from the coding sequence ATGATTCTCTGTCTTGATGTAGGAAATTCGCATATCTATGGCGGTGTATTTGCAGGAGACGACATTCGTGTGCGTTTTCGTCATACTTCCAAAGTTATTACCTCAGATGAATTAGGAATTTTTTTAAAGAGCGTGCTGCGTGAAAATAATTGCTCTCCAGAAGCTATTCATCAAATTGCCATTTGTTCGGTTGTGCCTCAGATTGATTATTCATTGCGCTCTGCCTGCCTTAAATATTTTTCAATTGAGCCTTTTTTTCTTCAGGCTGGCGTGAAAACCGGCTTAAATCTCAAATATCGAAATCCTTTGGAAATTGGTGCCGATCGCATTGCAAACTCCATTGCTGCTGTTCATTTTTACCCTAATCAGAACATAATTATCATCGATTTCGGTACAGCCACCACTTTCTGTGTGATCAACGCTCAAAAATCCTATCTTGGCGGTGTTATTCTTTCAGGGATACGTTTGTCTGTGGATTCTTTATCAACGAATACTGCAAAACTCCCGCCAGTAGAAATTGTGAAAACCCAGCAAGTGATTGGTCGTTCCACCATTGAAAGCATTCAATCTGGCGTGTATTACGGTGCTCTGGGTGCAGGACGGGAATTAATACAGAGGCTTAAATCAGAAGCTTTTGCAAATGAGGAAGTTCTTGTACTTGCAACAGGGGGATTTGCTTCTTTGTTTGAAAATCAAGATTTATTTGATGTGCATGTCCCTGATCTGGTCTTACAAGGGGTAAGGCTTTCGGCGCTAATGAACGATTTTCGCTAG
- the mraZ gene encoding division/cell wall cluster transcriptional repressor MraZ: MFRGINAITIDTKGRLAMPTRYRDALGEGERKSLVITIDTEETCLLLYPASQWQLIEDKLQKLPSFNATARRIQRLLIGHATDVELDANGRVLVPPVLREYAKLEKKVVMIGQGNKFEVWDEQLWQSRREQWLAEEASKKEGLPEELRDISL, from the coding sequence ATGTTCCGTGGAATAAATGCCATCACCATTGATACGAAAGGTCGCCTTGCCATGCCAACGCGGTATCGAGACGCTTTGGGCGAAGGTGAGAGAAAATCCTTGGTTATCACTATTGACACGGAAGAAACCTGTCTTCTGCTTTATCCGGCTTCTCAATGGCAACTCATTGAGGACAAGTTACAGAAATTACCCAGTTTTAATGCGACTGCTCGTCGTATACAACGTCTGTTGATTGGGCATGCGACCGATGTCGAGCTTGATGCGAATGGTCGGGTATTAGTGCCACCAGTGTTGCGCGAATATGCAAAGCTTGAAAAAAAAGTTGTCATGATAGGCCAGGGAAATAAATTTGAAGTTTGGGATGAACAATTATGGCAATCTAGGCGTGAGCAATGGTTAGCTGAAGAGGCTTCAAAAAAAGAGGGGTTGCCGGAAGAACTGAGAGATATTTCATTATAG